A single region of the Stenotrophomonas sp. Marseille-Q4652 genome encodes:
- a CDS encoding nitroreductase: MALAHSLQALDQRRSVPSRQLAGPGPDDATLMQILASAVRVPDHGKLVPFRFLRIQGEARYALGRFVAARSKARNPEASEAVLDKDRQRFSHAPLVIAVIARVDSQHKVPAQEQLLTAGCVCFALLQAAQAHGFGAQWLTAWMAYDEEVARHLGLSANERVVGFIHIGTAQTEVPERPRPDPAALLQDWTP, translated from the coding sequence ATGGCCCTCGCCCATTCATTGCAGGCGCTCGACCAGCGCCGCTCCGTCCCCTCCCGCCAGCTCGCCGGGCCCGGCCCTGACGATGCCACGTTGATGCAGATCCTCGCCTCGGCCGTGCGCGTGCCCGACCACGGCAAGCTGGTCCCGTTCCGCTTCCTGCGCATCCAGGGCGAGGCCCGGTACGCCCTTGGCCGGTTCGTCGCGGCACGCTCGAAGGCCCGCAATCCGGAGGCCAGTGAGGCGGTGCTGGACAAGGACCGCCAGCGGTTCTCGCATGCGCCGCTGGTCATCGCCGTCATCGCGCGAGTGGATTCCCAGCACAAGGTGCCCGCGCAGGAACAGTTGCTCACCGCCGGCTGCGTGTGCTTTGCGCTGCTGCAGGCCGCGCAGGCCCATGGTTTCGGCGCGCAATGGCTGACCGCATGGATGGCCTATGACGAGGAGGTCGCCCGCCATCTCGGCCTGTCGGCGAACGAGCGCGTGGTCGGCTTCATCCATATCGGCACGGCGCAGACCGAGGTGCCCGAACGGCCGCGCCCCGACCCGGCCGCGCTGCTGCAGGACTGGACGCCCTGA
- a CDS encoding 5'-3' exonuclease H3TH domain-containing protein → MDVVAATAPRSPLYLVDASLYVFRAWHSMPDEFRDAQGWPTNAVHGFARFLLDLLERERPRHIAIAFDEALDSCFRHRIYAGYKGNREPAPDELRRQFAHCKALCAALGLGVLAHHEYEADDLIGTALHAHRDAGFRGVIISADKDLSQLLYEHDEQWDYARNQRWGMSGVKARHGVHAHQIADYLALCGDAVDNIPGVTGIGAKSAAVLLAHFGSLDAMLERIDEVPFLRLRGAAAMAIRLREQREHALLWRQLTTIALDAPLPADAAQFVRVQADADMLGGLCEALRFGPLTRRRLFAAAGLETLSPPAHEFA, encoded by the coding sequence ATGGATGTCGTGGCCGCCACGGCGCCGCGCTCGCCGCTCTACCTGGTCGATGCCAGCCTGTACGTGTTCCGCGCCTGGCATTCGATGCCTGACGAGTTCCGCGACGCGCAGGGCTGGCCGACCAACGCGGTGCATGGGTTTGCCCGTTTCCTGCTCGACCTGCTCGAGCGCGAGCGCCCGCGGCACATCGCCATCGCCTTCGACGAGGCGCTGGACAGCTGCTTCCGCCATCGCATCTACGCCGGCTACAAGGGCAACCGCGAGCCGGCGCCTGACGAGCTGCGCCGCCAGTTCGCCCACTGCAAGGCGCTGTGCGCCGCGCTGGGCCTGGGCGTGCTGGCCCACCACGAATACGAGGCCGACGACCTGATCGGTACCGCCCTGCATGCGCATCGCGATGCCGGCTTCCGCGGCGTGATCATCTCCGCCGACAAGGACCTGTCGCAGCTGCTGTACGAACACGACGAGCAGTGGGACTACGCGCGCAACCAGCGCTGGGGCATGTCCGGGGTCAAGGCGCGCCACGGTGTGCACGCCCACCAGATCGCCGACTACCTGGCGCTGTGCGGCGATGCGGTGGACAACATTCCCGGCGTCACCGGCATCGGCGCCAAGTCCGCCGCCGTGCTGCTGGCGCACTTCGGCAGCCTCGACGCGATGCTCGAGCGCATCGACGAGGTCCCGTTCCTGCGGCTGCGCGGCGCCGCAGCCATGGCCATACGCCTGCGCGAGCAGCGCGAACATGCGCTTCTGTGGCGGCAGCTGACCACGATCGCGCTGGATGCGCCGCTGCCGGCCGATGCCGCGCAGTTCGTCCGGGTGCAGGCCGATGCCGACATGCTCGGCGGCCTGTGCGAGGCGCTGCGCTTCGGCCCACTGACCCGGCGCCGCCTGTTCGCTGCGGCCGGCCTGGAAACCCTCTCCCCACCTGCCCACGAATTCGCATGA
- a CDS encoding NUDIX hydrolase, with translation MNPNNAPPRVVYEGKYQRMVVRGTWEYSERTHAGGLAAIIIAVTPADEVLFVEQFRVPLQAKCIEMPAGLVGDIHAGESIEASAIRELEEETGWTAEHAEVLMIGPTSAGASSEKIAFVRASGLSKVGEGGGDETEDIFVHHVPRTRAAAWLVEKMGQGYQLDAKLWAGLWMIEHELDGTPRG, from the coding sequence ATGAATCCCAACAACGCCCCGCCCCGCGTCGTCTACGAAGGCAAGTACCAGCGCATGGTGGTGCGCGGCACCTGGGAATACTCCGAGCGCACCCACGCCGGCGGCCTGGCCGCGATCATCATCGCGGTGACCCCGGCCGACGAGGTGCTGTTCGTCGAGCAGTTCCGCGTGCCGCTGCAGGCCAAGTGCATCGAGATGCCGGCCGGGCTGGTGGGCGACATCCATGCCGGTGAGTCGATCGAGGCTTCGGCGATCCGCGAACTGGAAGAGGAAACCGGCTGGACCGCCGAACACGCCGAGGTGCTGATGATCGGCCCGACCTCGGCCGGCGCCAGCAGCGAGAAGATCGCCTTCGTCCGCGCCAGCGGCCTGAGCAAGGTCGGCGAAGGCGGCGGCGATGAAACCGAGGACATCTTCGTCCACCACGTGCCGCGCACGCGTGCCGCGGCCTGGCTGGTGGAAAAGATGGGCCAGGGCTACCAGCTCGACGCCAAGCTCTGGGCCGGGCTGTGGATGATCGAACACGAACTGGATGGCACGCCGCGTGGCTGA